The following are encoded together in the Deltaproteobacteria bacterium genome:
- a CDS encoding GntR family transcriptional regulator, with the protein MKITVPSKMDEMSLTERVYRDLRNAIITGQIPGGTRMIEAALADQMGVSRTPVREALKRFAQEGLVYSIPRAGYVVEDLSDEDVEDLFAVRTAIEQIVARWALPKITDEEISLLKKNLDETDEVLRSGRTEKMIDLDIEFHHIIYKACRSKRLYLISKNLGDHTLKFRIACIHIPEIAERARDDHKKIYQAIAARDPVETEKAISAHLMVVKEDILSFLKRSREKQFIRQGLD; encoded by the coding sequence ATGAAAATAACCGTCCCTTCAAAAATGGATGAGATGTCCTTGACCGAGCGCGTGTATCGGGATCTTCGAAACGCCATCATCACCGGTCAAATTCCCGGCGGAACCAGGATGATCGAGGCCGCGTTGGCCGATCAGATGGGGGTAAGCAGAACCCCCGTCAGGGAGGCCTTGAAAAGATTCGCCCAGGAGGGTCTTGTCTATTCCATTCCTCGGGCCGGATACGTGGTCGAGGACTTGTCTGACGAAGATGTCGAGGATCTCTTCGCCGTCCGCACGGCCATTGAACAGATCGTGGCCCGATGGGCTCTGCCTAAGATTACAGATGAAGAAATCTCCCTTCTCAAAAAAAACCTGGATGAAACGGACGAGGTGCTCCGAAGCGGCCGGACTGAAAAGATGATTGACCTGGATATCGAATTTCACCACATCATTTACAAGGCATGCCGGAGCAAACGGCTTTACTTGATCAGCAAAAATCTGGGAGACCACACCCTGAAATTCCGTATCGCATGCATCCATATTCCTGAAATCGCCGAGCGTGCCAGGGATGATCATAAAAAAATTTATCAGGCGATAGCGGCAAGAGATCCCGTAGAAACGGAAAAGGCCATCTCCGCCCACCTCATGGTGGTCAAGGAGGATATCCTCAGCTTTTTGAAACGTTCCAGGGAAAAACAGTTCATCAGACAGGGCCTTGATTGA
- a CDS encoding branched-chain amino acid ABC transporter permease, translating into MDFYLQLQQLPQQLVNGLTLGGVYALIAIGYTMVYGILFMLNFAHGEVYMIGGFAGWWVLHLLTRNNVPIMHAALVISLMIVIAMGVTGLLGITIERFAYRPLRKAPRMNLLLSALGVSIFLQNLVLTYQGAKVRFFHVTSLIPEGLRVFQVGNVVLSFMKILVLSVTFLLMGLLTFLVKKTKVGKAMRATAQDIEAATFMGIDVDRIIVLVFLIGSALGGAAGTLVGLLFTQVDYYVGFQAGLKGFTAAVLGGIGNIAGAMLGGIILGLLESLATTFFPSAYKDVVAFVILILVLIFRPSGLLGEKIPEKV; encoded by the coding sequence ATGGACTTTTACCTCCAACTCCAGCAACTTCCCCAGCAACTGGTAAACGGCCTGACCTTGGGGGGAGTTTACGCCCTGATCGCCATTGGATACACCATGGTCTACGGCATCCTTTTCATGCTGAACTTCGCCCACGGTGAAGTTTACATGATCGGGGGGTTCGCCGGGTGGTGGGTGCTTCATCTACTTACACGGAACAATGTCCCCATAATGCATGCCGCCTTGGTGATCTCCCTCATGATCGTCATCGCCATGGGAGTGACGGGTCTCCTGGGAATCACCATAGAAAGATTCGCCTATCGACCCCTCAGGAAGGCCCCCAGGATGAATCTCCTGTTGAGTGCCCTCGGGGTATCCATCTTCCTGCAAAACCTCGTGCTCACTTACCAGGGGGCCAAGGTACGGTTCTTCCATGTCACTTCACTTATCCCTGAGGGGCTGCGCGTTTTCCAAGTGGGAAACGTCGTCCTTTCCTTCATGAAGATCCTGGTCCTCTCCGTTACTTTCCTTCTCATGGGACTCCTGACCTTTCTGGTCAAGAAAACCAAGGTCGGCAAGGCGATGAGGGCCACGGCCCAGGATATCGAGGCCGCCACATTCATGGGCATAGACGTGGATCGCATCATTGTGCTCGTTTTCCTCATCGGCTCAGCCCTGGGTGGGGCCGCCGGGACCCTTGTGGGGCTTCTCTTCACCCAGGTGGACTACTACGTGGGATTCCAGGCGGGCCTCAAGGGATTCACGGCCGCTGTGCTCGGGGGTATCGGAAACATTGCCGGGGCCATGTTGGGCGGCATTATCCTCGGCCTTCTCGAATCCCTCGCCACCACCTTCTTTCCCTCGGCTTACAAGGACGTGGTTGCCTTCGTTATCCTTATACTCGTTCTCATCTTCAGGCCTTCGGGTCTGCTCGGGGAAAAGATACCGGAAAAAGTCTGA
- a CDS encoding branched-chain amino acid ABC transporter substrate-binding protein: protein MKKFLMLGFVVIGLLILSASPLLAGKVSKGIHVGNAGAFTGDAAAPCMEIFNSAQIAVDEWNAKGGIQGVKIKHIMGDDAMDPAQGVNVAQKFVADKLMYGVIGPPMSHIAQATMKIYGAANLACITTAASKPSLTEQGYKHFFRVNARNDAHGWNCALFIKRHLKAKKVAILNEKVAYCENLATETIRGLKKLGITDIFQDTIVAGAKDFSPVLTKVKAYNPDVLFFVATTAPDQAIGVRQARELGIKAVFFGTEGARDKNDFIAAAEGAAEGAYVYHFAPDIYSIPEAAGYVKKYESKYGTLSGFGPPAYEAMNILLTAIDKAAKDGDITRKEVVKYLHETKGYKGILGFPVTFDEKGDLEGGATYFFRVEGKDFKQVTVMTGK from the coding sequence ATGAAAAAATTTCTTATGTTGGGGTTTGTCGTGATCGGTCTGTTGATCCTGTCAGCTTCACCATTACTCGCAGGAAAAGTTTCCAAAGGCATCCATGTCGGGAATGCCGGGGCCTTCACCGGGGACGCGGCTGCACCCTGTATGGAAATCTTCAATTCCGCCCAGATCGCCGTAGATGAGTGGAATGCAAAGGGGGGCATCCAAGGTGTGAAGATCAAGCACATTATGGGTGATGACGCCATGGATCCAGCCCAAGGTGTCAACGTGGCCCAGAAATTCGTCGCCGATAAGCTGATGTACGGCGTTATCGGTCCCCCCATGAGCCACATCGCCCAGGCCACCATGAAGATTTACGGCGCCGCAAACCTCGCATGCATTACCACCGCCGCCTCCAAACCGTCCCTCACCGAACAGGGGTACAAGCACTTTTTCCGTGTCAACGCCAGGAACGATGCCCATGGCTGGAACTGTGCCCTTTTTATCAAGAGACACCTAAAGGCCAAAAAGGTGGCCATTCTCAACGAAAAGGTGGCCTATTGCGAAAACCTGGCCACTGAAACCATCCGGGGGCTCAAAAAGTTGGGAATCACCGATATCTTCCAGGACACCATCGTGGCCGGGGCCAAAGACTTTTCTCCCGTCCTTACCAAGGTCAAGGCCTATAATCCCGATGTCCTTTTCTTCGTGGCCACTACGGCTCCGGACCAGGCCATCGGCGTGCGGCAGGCGAGAGAACTGGGCATCAAGGCCGTGTTTTTCGGAACAGAAGGTGCCAGGGACAAAAACGACTTCATCGCCGCAGCCGAGGGTGCGGCCGAGGGAGCCTATGTGTATCATTTCGCCCCGGATATCTACAGCATTCCCGAGGCAGCCGGCTATGTGAAGAAGTACGAGTCGAAGTACGGAACCCTCAGCGGATTCGGTCCTCCCGCCTATGAGGCCATGAACATCCTTCTCACCGCAATCGACAAGGCGGCCAAGGACGGCGATATCACCCGAAAAGAAGTCGTAAAATACCTCCATGAAACCAAGGGGTACAAAGGCATTTTAGGGTTCCCGGTGACCTTCGACGAGAAAGGCGACCTTGAGGGTGGCGCGACTTACTTCTTCCGCGTGGAAGGGAAAGATTTCAAGCAGGTTACCGTCATGACCGGAAAGTAA
- the icd gene encoding NADP-dependent isocitrate dehydrogenase, producing MKAEVVDDVGPEEKITFEENRLMVPNHPVIPYIEGDGIGPDIWKAAARVLDRAVELCWEGTRRLVWKEVLAGEKAHRETGRWLPQETIEAFREYRVGIKGPLTTPVGEGIRSLNVALRHKLDLYACIRPVRYFRGVPSPVKEPGKVDMVVFRENTEDVYAGMELEAGREETRNLMDYFSRELGWRIRPDSGIGIKPISKTGSRRLIKAALDYALAKGRRSITLVHKGNIQKFTEGAFRNWGYELARELYPDKTASWEEAKGGSSGGKVLIKDTIADIFFQQALTRPEDFDIIATTNLNGDYISDALAAQVGGVGMAPGANINYETGYAIFEATHGTAPKYAGLDKVNPSSLILSGAMMLDHLGWSEAARRIEMGLEKTFSSRKVTYDLARLMDGAEEVSCSGFADLVCENMV from the coding sequence ATGAAAGCGGAGGTTGTTGACGACGTGGGACCCGAGGAAAAAATCACATTTGAAGAAAATCGGCTGATGGTCCCGAACCATCCCGTCATTCCTTATATTGAAGGAGACGGCATAGGACCCGATATCTGGAAGGCGGCGGCCCGTGTACTGGACCGGGCCGTTGAACTCTGCTGGGAAGGGACCCGGAGGCTCGTCTGGAAAGAGGTCCTGGCCGGGGAAAAGGCCCACCGGGAAACCGGGAGATGGCTGCCCCAGGAGACCATCGAGGCCTTCAGGGAATACAGGGTCGGGATCAAAGGCCCCCTTACCACGCCTGTCGGAGAAGGCATCCGCAGCCTCAACGTCGCCTTGAGGCACAAGCTGGATCTCTATGCCTGCATAAGGCCGGTCCGTTATTTCCGGGGGGTGCCAAGCCCTGTCAAAGAACCCGGGAAAGTCGACATGGTCGTTTTCCGGGAAAACACGGAAGATGTCTATGCAGGCATGGAACTGGAGGCCGGGCGGGAAGAAACCCGGAATCTTATGGACTACTTTTCCCGAGAACTCGGCTGGCGCATCCGGCCCGATTCGGGCATAGGGATCAAACCCATAAGTAAGACGGGCAGCCGCCGTCTTATCAAGGCTGCCCTTGATTACGCCTTGGCCAAGGGGAGACGGAGCATCACCCTTGTTCATAAGGGAAACATCCAAAAATTCACCGAAGGGGCCTTCAGAAACTGGGGATATGAACTCGCCCGGGAACTTTACCCGGATAAGACCGCTTCCTGGGAAGAAGCGAAGGGGGGCTCTTCAGGGGGAAAGGTCCTTATCAAAGACACCATCGCGGACATCTTCTTTCAGCAGGCCCTGACCCGGCCGGAAGATTTCGATATCATCGCCACCACCAATCTGAATGGGGACTATATCTCCGACGCCCTGGCCGCCCAAGTGGGAGGGGTCGGAATGGCCCCCGGCGCCAATATCAATTACGAAACCGGCTATGCCATCTTCGAGGCCACACACGGTACGGCCCCTAAATATGCCGGCCTTGACAAGGTGAACCCTTCTTCCTTGATCCTGAGCGGGGCCATGATGCTCGACCATCTGGGCTGGTCCGAAGCGGCGCGGCGGATCGAGATGGGCCTGGAGAAAACCTTTTCATCACGCAAGGTCACTTACGATCTTGCCAGGCTCATGGACGGGGCTGAAGAGGTATCCTGCTCGGGATTCGCCGATCTGGTCTGCGAAAATATGGTCTAG